One stretch of Geoalkalibacter ferrihydriticus DSM 17813 DNA includes these proteins:
- a CDS encoding adenylosuccinate synthetase, with amino-acid sequence MPVTVIVGGQFGGEGKGKVAHYLAREMGAKVAVRVGGSNSGHTVITPDGNPLILRQLPTPSILPDVHCVLGAGSYIDIDILFDEIAKTGLSDDRLHIDPNAVIVTDNDKRAEENSCLRKSIGSTLSGTGAALARRISRDGSTRLAKDDERLKSYVAPVVLYMRDLLSKGKRIIIEGTQGFGLSVLHSQYYPYATSRDTSAAAFVSEAGLSPLDVDDVVLVIRTYPIRVGGNSGPLKNEVDWNVVSLSSGSGKSLLELTSVTKTKRRVAIFDPKIVINAIECNNPSRIVMNHLDYICSNIKKDCFEIKASEFIKSVEFNIRKKIDYVGTSNSSLVKTPN; translated from the coding sequence ATGCCGGTCACGGTCATTGTTGGTGGACAATTCGGAGGAGAAGGCAAAGGGAAGGTAGCTCATTACCTTGCCCGTGAAATGGGGGCTAAGGTTGCCGTTCGAGTAGGTGGTTCCAATTCTGGGCACACGGTCATTACTCCAGATGGAAACCCTTTGATTCTTAGGCAACTGCCAACACCTTCCATCCTACCGGACGTTCATTGTGTCTTGGGTGCTGGCAGTTACATTGATATAGATATTTTATTTGATGAGATTGCCAAAACAGGCCTATCCGACGATCGCCTGCATATCGATCCGAACGCGGTGATAGTCACTGACAATGATAAGAGGGCTGAAGAAAACAGTTGCCTACGAAAATCTATTGGTTCCACACTCAGCGGAACGGGCGCCGCCTTAGCTAGAAGGATTAGTAGAGATGGATCTACACGCTTGGCAAAAGATGATGAGCGCTTAAAGAGCTATGTGGCCCCGGTTGTCCTCTATATGCGCGATCTCCTTTCTAAGGGGAAGCGAATAATAATTGAAGGCACCCAAGGCTTTGGCTTATCAGTGCTTCATTCGCAATACTATCCCTATGCTACTAGTAGAGATACATCTGCAGCAGCATTTGTTTCTGAGGCAGGTCTAAGCCCTTTAGATGTGGATGATGTTGTTCTTGTTATTAGGACTTACCCAATAAGAGTAGGGGGCAATTCTGGGCCACTAAAAAATGAGGTCGATTGGAATGTTGTATCTTTGAGCTCTGGTAGTGGAAAAAGTCTACTAGAACTAACCTCTGTCACAAAAACAAAAAGACGTGTAGCAATATTTGACCCTAAAATTGTAATAAATGCCATCGAGTGTAATAATCCATCGAGAATTGTAATGAATCATCTAGATTATATTTGCAGCAATATTAAAAAAGACTGTTTTGAAATAAAAGCTTCTGAATTTATTAAATCTGTTGAATTCAACATAAGAAAAAAAATAGATTATGTCGGGACGTCTAATAGTTCTCTTGTCAAAACGCCAAATTGA
- a CDS encoding ribonuclease H-like domain-containing protein: MLQYTFRHLKGFGAKKEAELWRAYTFTWDDFENAYNSQLSLFEHTASFLQESRLALEAGDVEYFATSLPHQEHFRIALTYPEDTMFLDIETTGLSKYYDKITLIGWSIGTEYGVYLQGDDDSEFRKALSSAKAIVTFNGSIFDLPFIRNEFEDIRFPACHVDLRFMSKRAGFSGGQKVIEEQLGLKRSAKAAEVDGLKATLLWHKYKWGDEKALRQLIVYNHADVEGMKVIFDKVAKILLKNYQLPTSKITLPKFAKRRSKINWANKKTDKPDGIVIRPYGGKIGPLVFLDELALPKQQGLRVVGIDLTGSEGRPSGWCFLNHDLAETKCLGPDEDLINETLKVKPDLVSIDSPLSIPFGRTSVDDSDPGRHEFGIMRKCERLLKKRGVNVYPSLIPSMQQLTARGMRLAERFRKLGVPVIESYPGAAQDIMGIPRKGASLDYLSKGLELFGVKGNYLTEQVCHDELDAITSAVVGLFFWSGKFEAIGNEEEDYLIIPDLEVDTTNWLERKVIGLSGPIATGKTTAAKFIEEAGFAYGRFSQILKQMLIDRGEDVNRETLQEIGEKVNKTPGQRWLCTQLLKMLPEQGKLVIDGLRHPEDHAFMIESFGPAFMHAHIESSESVRTTRYVADGHSVEEFKVACNHPAEKDISKLALLAHRTIRNNGDLKSLQSSVDEIAQ; the protein is encoded by the coding sequence ATGCTCCAGTATACGTTTCGACATCTCAAGGGATTTGGGGCAAAAAAGGAGGCTGAGCTTTGGCGCGCCTATACCTTCACTTGGGATGATTTCGAAAACGCGTACAACTCCCAGCTATCGCTTTTTGAACATACTGCTTCGTTCCTTCAAGAATCAAGGCTTGCACTTGAAGCAGGCGATGTTGAGTATTTTGCAACATCCCTGCCGCACCAAGAGCATTTCCGGATTGCCCTGACCTACCCTGAAGACACCATGTTTCTCGATATCGAGACAACGGGTCTAAGCAAGTACTACGACAAGATTACTTTAATTGGTTGGAGTATCGGTACCGAATACGGTGTCTATCTTCAAGGTGATGACGATTCAGAATTTCGCAAAGCATTGTCCTCTGCAAAGGCAATAGTAACGTTTAATGGATCAATTTTTGACTTACCGTTTATCAGAAATGAGTTTGAAGATATTCGCTTCCCTGCCTGTCACGTCGATCTACGTTTTATGTCTAAACGCGCTGGTTTCAGTGGTGGACAAAAGGTCATTGAGGAACAACTGGGCCTAAAACGATCAGCCAAGGCCGCTGAAGTTGATGGATTGAAGGCGACGCTTCTCTGGCACAAATACAAATGGGGCGATGAAAAGGCTCTTCGCCAGCTGATTGTTTACAATCATGCGGATGTTGAGGGGATGAAGGTGATCTTCGACAAGGTTGCGAAGATCCTGCTAAAAAACTATCAGCTTCCAACCAGTAAAATTACTCTTCCAAAATTCGCAAAAAGAAGAAGCAAAATCAATTGGGCAAACAAGAAAACCGACAAACCAGATGGCATTGTTATTCGCCCATACGGAGGCAAAATAGGTCCTCTCGTCTTCCTTGACGAACTGGCGCTCCCAAAACAGCAAGGTCTTAGGGTCGTGGGGATTGATCTGACCGGGAGCGAAGGCCGTCCCTCTGGTTGGTGTTTTCTCAATCATGACTTAGCTGAAACAAAATGCCTTGGGCCGGATGAGGATCTGATAAACGAAACCCTGAAGGTGAAACCCGACCTAGTCTCTATTGACTCACCACTGTCGATTCCGTTTGGCCGAACCTCTGTAGATGACAGCGACCCCGGCCGTCACGAATTCGGCATCATGCGTAAGTGTGAGCGGTTGTTGAAAAAACGCGGGGTGAATGTTTACCCCTCGCTGATTCCCAGCATGCAGCAATTAACGGCCCGGGGAATGCGTCTTGCGGAACGTTTTCGCAAACTGGGTGTCCCGGTGATAGAAAGCTACCCCGGTGCGGCCCAGGACATCATGGGCATACCGCGCAAAGGGGCAAGTCTTGATTATTTATCTAAAGGGCTGGAGCTCTTTGGCGTCAAAGGCAATTATCTGACCGAACAAGTTTGTCACGATGAACTCGACGCCATCACTTCGGCTGTCGTTGGGCTTTTCTTCTGGAGCGGTAAGTTTGAGGCAATCGGCAATGAAGAGGAAGATTACCTCATCATCCCAGACCTGGAGGTGGATACGACAAACTGGCTTGAACGCAAAGTGATTGGCCTCAGTGGTCCAATTGCCACCGGCAAAACAACTGCAGCGAAATTTATTGAGGAGGCAGGTTTTGCCTACGGTAGGTTCAGTCAGATATTGAAGCAAATGTTGATTGACCGAGGGGAAGACGTTAACAGGGAAACGCTGCAGGAAATAGGTGAGAAGGTGAATAAAACTCCTGGTCAGCGTTGGTTATGCACACAACTACTTAAAATGCTGCCCGAGCAAGGCAAACTCGTTATTGATGGGTTACGCCATCCCGAGGATCACGCCTTTATGATCGAATCCTTCGGGCCAGCTTTTATGCATGCCCATATTGAATCCTCAGAGTCAGTTCGCACTACAAGATATGTTGCTGATGGACATTCAGTCGAGGAATTCAAGGTAGCCTGTAACCACCCTGCAGAGAAAGATATTAGTAAACTTGCTCTATTGGCGCATAGAACCATCCGCAACAATGGAGATTTGAAATCTTTGCAGTCCTCAGTGGATGAGATCGCCCAATAA
- a CDS encoding KamA family radical SAM protein encodes MLETRKKETIAPNTDWSRIDWREELKNNVTNVDELKKYVTLSAEEEADMRRIVDNHPMNIPRYYLDLVDTGNPQDPIRKMCVPEADELIVAGAMGETTGDPYGDDKHDKGNGILHKYSYTALVVATEYCSMYCRHCFRKRMVGLPNEQTVQNFRGAARYIAEHPEITNVVISGGDPFLLPNEVLRPMLDALRGIPHLNYVRIGSRAPVVFPMRFFDEELLELLADFNQHKALYVPTHFNHPNEMTPVARQAVQNLRSAGITVNNQAVFLRGVNDDEDTLVELMNGLLRMGVSPYYLYQCMPVSRVRHHFQVPLKEGIDIIDRARRRMDGYAKRFKFILGHDIGKLEVCGRIDDKVFFKQLHARPGHREEASRMLVRQLTDSGGWLDDLPEVEI; translated from the coding sequence ATGCTTGAAACCAGGAAAAAAGAGACTATCGCCCCCAATACTGACTGGAGCCGGATTGACTGGCGGGAAGAACTGAAAAACAACGTCACCAACGTCGATGAACTCAAGAAATACGTGACCCTGTCAGCCGAGGAAGAGGCGGACATGCGGCGCATCGTCGACAACCACCCCATGAACATCCCCCGCTATTATCTGGATCTTGTCGATACCGGTAATCCACAGGATCCTATCCGCAAGATGTGTGTGCCCGAAGCCGATGAGCTTATTGTCGCCGGCGCCATGGGCGAAACCACCGGTGACCCTTACGGCGACGACAAGCACGACAAGGGCAATGGTATTCTGCACAAATACTCCTATACCGCCCTGGTGGTCGCCACCGAATACTGCTCCATGTACTGCCGTCATTGCTTCCGCAAGCGCATGGTCGGCCTGCCCAATGAGCAGACCGTACAGAACTTTCGCGGCGCGGCGCGCTACATTGCCGAACACCCGGAAATCACCAACGTCGTGATCAGTGGCGGCGACCCCTTTCTGCTGCCCAACGAGGTGCTGCGACCCATGCTCGACGCGCTGCGCGGCATCCCGCACCTCAATTATGTGCGCATCGGGTCACGGGCGCCGGTGGTTTTCCCCATGCGTTTTTTCGATGAGGAACTCCTCGAACTGCTTGCCGATTTCAATCAGCACAAAGCGCTCTATGTGCCGACCCACTTCAATCACCCGAATGAGATGACCCCGGTGGCGCGACAGGCCGTACAGAATCTGCGCAGCGCCGGCATCACGGTCAATAATCAGGCCGTCTTTCTGCGTGGCGTCAACGACGATGAAGACACCCTCGTCGAGCTGATGAACGGGCTGCTGCGCATGGGTGTGAGCCCCTACTATCTGTATCAGTGCATGCCCGTGTCGCGGGTGCGGCATCACTTCCAGGTGCCCCTTAAGGAGGGTATCGACATCATTGACCGCGCCCGGCGGCGCATGGACGGCTACGCCAAGCGCTTCAAATTCATCCTCGGTCACGATATCGGCAAGCTCGAAGTCTGCGGACGCATCGACGATAAAGTGTTCTTCAAGCAATTGCACGCGCGTCCCGGTCATCGCGAGGAAGCCTCACGCATGTTGGTGCGTCAGCTCACCGATTCCGGTGGCTGGCTCGATGATCTGCCCGAGGTCGAGATTTAG
- the moaC gene encoding cyclic pyranopterin monophosphate synthase MoaC, translated as MTERLTHFDEEGQAVMVDVGAKADTQRLAVARGEIRMREATLQRILDRTLEKGDVFAVARIAGIMAAKQTAGLIPLCHPLMLNAVTLDFVPHPGQGRVEVEARVRVDGKTGVEMEALTAVSVAALTIYDMCKAVDKEMVIGEIRLLEKHGGKSGSFVRGADAGGAASSAQE; from the coding sequence ATGACAGAGCGTTTGACCCATTTTGACGAAGAAGGCCAGGCCGTCATGGTCGATGTCGGCGCCAAGGCCGATACCCAGCGGCTGGCCGTGGCCCGTGGCGAAATCCGTATGCGCGAGGCGACCCTGCAGCGCATTCTCGACCGCACCCTGGAAAAGGGCGATGTGTTCGCCGTGGCGCGCATCGCCGGCATCATGGCGGCCAAGCAGACCGCGGGGTTGATTCCCCTGTGTCATCCTCTGATGCTCAACGCGGTGACCCTTGATTTCGTGCCCCATCCCGGCCAGGGGCGGGTGGAGGTCGAGGCGCGGGTCAGGGTCGACGGCAAGACGGGAGTCGAAATGGAGGCCCTCACCGCCGTGTCGGTGGCGGCGCTGACCATCTACGACATGTGCAAGGCGGTGGACAAGGAAATGGTTATCGGCGAAATCCGCCTGCTTGAAAAGCATGGCGGTAAAAGCGGTTCCTTCGTGCGCGGTGCGGACGCGGGTGGCGCGGCATCTTCAGCTCAGGAGTAG